One Peromyscus leucopus breed LL Stock chromosome 2, UCI_PerLeu_2.1, whole genome shotgun sequence DNA window includes the following coding sequences:
- the Bend5 gene encoding BEN domain-containing protein 5 isoform X3 — protein sequence MDSLEDAVVPRALYEELLRNYQQQQEEMRHLQQELERTRRQLVQQAKKLKEYGALVSEMKELRDLNRRLQDVLLLRLGSGPAIDLEKVKSECLEPEPELRSTFSEEANTSSYYPAPAPVMDKYILDNGKVHLGSGIWVDEEKWHQLQVTQGDSKYTKNLAVMIWGTDVLKNRSVTGVATKKKKDAIPKPPLSPHKLSIVRECLYDRIAQETVDETEIAQRLSKVNKYICEKIMDINKSCKNEERREAKYNLQ from the exons ATGGACAGCCTGGAGGATGCTGTTGTGCCCCGGGCTCTGTATGAGGAGCTGCTGCGAAACTACCAGCAGCAACAGGAGGAGATGCGCCACCTCCAGCAGGAGCTGGAGCGGACTCGGAGGCAGCTTGTCCAGCAGGCCAAGAAGCTCAAGGAGTACGGGGCACTGGTGTCTGAAATGAAGGAGCTCCGAGACCTCAACAGGAGACTCCAAGATGTGCTGCTCCTGCGGCTTGGCAGCG GTCCCGCCATTGACTTGGAAAAAGTAAAGTCAGAATGTCTCGAGCCCGAGCCGGAGTTACGGAGCACTTTCAGTGAGGAAGCAAATACGTCGTCCTATTACCCCGCTCCTGCACCTGTCATGGACAAGTATATCCTAGACAATGGCAAG GTTCATCTGGGCAGTGGGATTTGGGTTGATGAGGAGAAATGGCACCAGCTACAAGTAACTCAAGGAGATTCTAAGTACACGAAGAACTTGGCAGTCATGATCTGGGGAACAGATGTTCTGAAAAACAGAAGTGTCACGGGAGTcgccacaaaaaaaaagaaggatgcAATCCCGAAGCCACCCCTCTCTCCTCACAAGCTAAGCATCGTCAGAG AGTGTTTGTATGACAGAATAGCACAAGAAACAGTGGATGAAACTGAAATTGCACAGAGACTCTCCAAAGTCAACAAGTACATCTGTGAGAAaatcatggatatcaacaaatcTTGTAAAAATGAAGAGCGAAGGGAAGCAAAATACAATTTGCAATAA
- the Bend5 gene encoding BEN domain-containing protein 5 isoform X2, translating into MQKKIKIPKLSLSHLEDDGEVKDYGEEDLQLRHIKRPEGRKPSEAAHKSIEAVVARLEKQNGLSLGHSTCPEEVFVEASPGTEDMDSLEDAVVPRALYEELLRNYQQQQEEMRHLQQELERTRRQLVQQAKKLKEYGALVSEMKELRDLNRRLQDVLLLRLGSGPAIDLEKVKSECLEPEPELRSTFSEEANTSSYYPAPAPVMDKYILDNGKVHLGSGIWVDEEKWHQLQVTQGDSKYTKNLAVMIWGTDVLKNRSVTGVATKKKKDAIPKPPLSPHKLSIVRECLYDRIAQETVDETEIAQRLSKVNKYICEKIMDINKSCKNEERREAKYNLQ; encoded by the exons atgcagaagaaaataaaaatccccaAACTTTCTCTCAGTCACCTAGAAGATGATGGGGAGGTTAAAGACTACGGGGAAGAAGATTTACAGCTCAGACACATCAAG AGACCGGAGGGGCGAAAGCCTAGTGAAGCGGCCCACAAGAGTATCGAGGCAGTGGTGGCCCGGCTAGAGAAACAGAACGGCCTGAGCCTGGGTCACAGCACTTGTCCGGAAGAGGTCTTTGTGGAGGCCTCACCGGGCACAGAGGACATGGACAGCCTGGAGGATGCTGTTGTGCCCCGGGCTCTGTATGAGGAGCTGCTGCGAAACTACCAGCAGCAACAGGAGGAGATGCGCCACCTCCAGCAGGAGCTGGAGCGGACTCGGAGGCAGCTTGTCCAGCAGGCCAAGAAGCTCAAGGAGTACGGGGCACTGGTGTCTGAAATGAAGGAGCTCCGAGACCTCAACAGGAGACTCCAAGATGTGCTGCTCCTGCGGCTTGGCAGCG GTCCCGCCATTGACTTGGAAAAAGTAAAGTCAGAATGTCTCGAGCCCGAGCCGGAGTTACGGAGCACTTTCAGTGAGGAAGCAAATACGTCGTCCTATTACCCCGCTCCTGCACCTGTCATGGACAAGTATATCCTAGACAATGGCAAG GTTCATCTGGGCAGTGGGATTTGGGTTGATGAGGAGAAATGGCACCAGCTACAAGTAACTCAAGGAGATTCTAAGTACACGAAGAACTTGGCAGTCATGATCTGGGGAACAGATGTTCTGAAAAACAGAAGTGTCACGGGAGTcgccacaaaaaaaaagaaggatgcAATCCCGAAGCCACCCCTCTCTCCTCACAAGCTAAGCATCGTCAGAG AGTGTTTGTATGACAGAATAGCACAAGAAACAGTGGATGAAACTGAAATTGCACAGAGACTCTCCAAAGTCAACAAGTACATCTGTGAGAAaatcatggatatcaacaaatcTTGTAAAAATGAAGAGCGAAGGGAAGCAAAATACAATTTGCAATAA